The following proteins are encoded in a genomic region of Bernardetia sp. MNP-M8:
- a CDS encoding DMT family transporter produces the protein MNKLATTTPSASILDYFKLHFIVIIWGFTAILGKWLTIPAVETVLYRTIIAAVVLAFVVKRNEWQISTKFIFQLLFTGMIVGAHWITFFAAAKVANVSICLIGLSTASLWTAFIEPIFNKKKIKLYEVALGLVIIFGLYIIMRADLESNMVLGLVLGVISAVLAALFSTINGKFTHLAEPNTITVLEMSGAAIGIILFLPFYSTYFTGVEGIDMVLKNNTVYFKEGEWFFDFVNSIYLTTDAVMIFILAIVCTVYTYSVSIELLRRLTVFMTNLTINLEPVYGIILAAIFFNEHEKMDSNFYIGAIIILSSVLSYPVFNYVNKRMKKRKQKLV, from the coding sequence ATGAATAAATTAGCTACTACAACTCCTTCTGCGTCTATATTAGATTATTTCAAACTTCATTTTATTGTAATTATTTGGGGTTTTACAGCTATTTTGGGAAAATGGCTTACTATTCCTGCTGTTGAAACAGTTCTGTATAGAACTATAATTGCAGCCGTTGTTTTAGCTTTTGTTGTAAAACGAAATGAGTGGCAGATTTCTACAAAATTTATTTTTCAACTTCTTTTTACAGGAATGATTGTGGGAGCACATTGGATTACATTCTTTGCAGCAGCCAAAGTAGCTAATGTTTCTATTTGTTTAATTGGACTTTCTACAGCCTCGCTTTGGACTGCTTTTATTGAACCTATATTTAATAAGAAAAAAATAAAGCTCTATGAAGTAGCTTTAGGTCTTGTTATTATTTTTGGTTTGTATATAATTATGAGGGCTGATTTAGAAAGTAATATGGTGTTAGGGCTTGTTTTAGGTGTTATTTCTGCTGTTTTGGCAGCTCTTTTTTCTACTATTAATGGAAAGTTTACTCATCTTGCTGAACCTAATACCATTACTGTTTTGGAGATGAGTGGTGCAGCCATTGGAATTATATTATTTCTTCCTTTTTATTCTACTTATTTTACAGGAGTAGAAGGAATTGATATGGTTTTGAAAAATAACACAGTTTATTTTAAAGAAGGAGAGTGGTTTTTTGATTTTGTCAATTCAATATATCTTACTACTGATGCAGTTATGATTTTTATTTTAGCTATAGTTTGCACCGTTTATACTTATTCGGTAAGTATTGAGCTTTTACGAAGACTTACTGTTTTTATGACTAACCTCACTATTAATTTAGAACCTGTTTATGGAATAATTTTGGCAGCTATTTTCTTTAATGAACATGAAAAGATGGATTCTAATTTTTACATTGGTGCAATAATCATTTTATCATCTGTACTCTCTTACCCAGTTTTTAATTATGTAAATAAGAGAATGAAGAAGAGAAAGCAAAAATTGGTTTAA